The Acidobacteriota bacterium nucleotide sequence AACCTTCCTTCACTGCGTTTAGCTTGTAGTTGCCAACCGGCAGCATTGGAGCTACATAACGCCCAGTGGCGTTGGATTCCACAACGCGAACAACTCCGGTGCCTTCATTCGTAATTTCAATCTTGGTATTCGGCAGGACCGCGCCGGAGCTATCCATCACCACGCCGGAAATAGTTCCGGTGGTTACCTGCGCATAGGATGCCGCAGCCATCAGTAGCACCACGCTCATTGCCAGCCAGATTCGCAAAGTACGCATATTCACCCTCCCCTGACTCATTTCGACTCGTCCAGTTTCTATCCTCAATTGAATGGAGAACCTCCGGTTACTGAATGGCTTTCAGAAGCAATCCAAAGAGGCCCACAAAAATAATGCCCTCATCCGTAAATCCTGTTGGCCACCGGATTTCCTCAGCCCGCGAGGAAATCACCCGATTATTCTCTAGATAGACCCTAACTCTAACGAAACATTATTACTTTGGGTTAAACAAGTCAAGCGGCATATCATCCATTATCGGTCTAAATTGGAGGAATGCCTATGATTCAATTTATGCGCTTGTCATGGACTGGTTGGTTGCTGGTTCTTTGCCTGGCGGGCGGCACGCTTCAGGCCCAGCCGCTGGCCCAGTCGCTTGTCCAGACGCTGCGCGTGGGCGTGATTAGCGAGTCCGCCAACAACTGGCCCATGTGGGTGGCCGAAGCCAACGGCTACTTCCGCGAAGAAGGTCTGGATGTGAAGGTGGTGGTCACCGGCGAGTCCATCAAGCAACTCGATGCATTGGCCAGCGGTGAGTTGGAGATCACGCACCAGGCCGCCGACCACTTCGTGAAGTCGGTCGAGCAGGGCCGGAACTTCTTTGTCTTCATGACCATCTCGCGGCCCATCTTTGATTTCATCGTAACGCCGGGCATTCGCAACTACTCCGACCTGCGCGGCAAGACCATCGCTCTCGATCAACTCACCACTGGCTATTGGCTGCTCTATCGCAAGGTGCTGGCGCAGAATGGCCTCAAGCCGGGCGATTACGTGATTCAGGGGGATTCTGGAGGGCCGGAGTTTCGCCTGAAGGCCGTGATCGAGGGTCGCGCGCAGGCCACTTACATGAATCCGCCGGCGAGCCTCGAAGCCGTTGCCGATGGTCTCACCCGCCTTACCAGCCTGGCCGAGCACTTCCCCGATTTCCCCGGCTCCTCCGGCGGCGCGCGCCGCGATTGGGCCAAACAAAATGAAGCCACGCTGGTGAAGTATCTGCGCGCCTACATCCGCGCGGTCGATTGGCTGCTCGACGCCAGCAATCGCGATGAGGCCATCGCCATCGCGGCGCGGCGCGTAAAGATCGATCCGAAATCCTGGCCGGGAAGTTACGATGCTTTCGTGAAAACGGGATTGATACCGAAGGCGGCCATCAGCCGCTCAGGTTTCCAGCAGGTGCTGGAATTGATGGCAGAGAGTGATCTGCTCAAACCGCCGCTGGCACCCATGGAAAAATATGCGGATACTTCCCATCAGGAAAAAGCAGCAGCCAGCCTGATGGCGAAATAGTCGGATTCGGCAGAGTTATTTCTTCGCGGCCATCTCCAACCGGGCCAGCTCCGCGTCAATAATCGCGACGAACTCCTGCTGGGGTCGCGCGCCGTTGAGCGGGATGCCGTTGATGTAGAAAAATGGCGTACCGGGAATGGCCAAGCTCACTCCCTCGCGGAAATCAGCCTGTATCGGCTCACGAAACTTACGAGTCTCCAGGCAGGCGCTATACTGCTCCATATTGATCTTCAGCATCTCCGCGTAGCTGAGAAATACGCGGCTGCCGGTGTCATCCTGATTCTCGAAGAGCAGATCGTGATACTCCCAGAATTTGCCCTGCTCCTGCGCGCAACGCGCCGCATCGGCAGTACCGGGGGATCCATCATCATCGCCGCCCGCCTCGCGTAAAGGCAGATCACGGTAGGAGTGCTTCACTTTGCCTTCGTACTTCTTTAGCACTTCCTTCACCGTGGTATACGCTTGCAGGCAGTAGGGGCATTGAAAGTCAGAGAACTCCAGAATGGTAATCGGCGCATCGGGATTACCACGAATGCGTTGCATATCAATGTCCACCGGCATACGCGGCGGCGAGAGCAGCAGCATCACGCCCGCCTTGGCGCGCAGTCCGGCAAAGTATTCGCCCCGCGCTTCGCCCAAAAACTGTTGCAGCAATTGCTCGCGGACATGTTCCTTCGTGACGTTCCCGCCGCCCTGAAACATCATTTGCACGAAGTTGTCTTCCACTTCTTCATCCGTTGGCGGCTTGATCTTTGAATCGGCCTCGCGCTTGAGCAACTCGTCTTCTTTGATCCCTATCCGATCCGCCTCGGCCTTTAGCAATTTATTGTTGATTACATCGTCCAGCGCCTTCTTGCGCACCGTGTATTCCTGCAACTGCAACTTATAGACCTGCGGGCGGACCTGGACCTGGAACTCCTTCTCGAAGACCGGCTCCCCAGCCACCATAGCCACCGGAATGGCGCTGGAGGACTGGGCGTATGCAGTCGCAACACTGCCACCGTGCCAAAGCCCTACGGCAAACGCCAAAACCATCACCGATCCCATCAAGCAATTAGCGATTCCTATAGTTCTGATTTTGGAAATCATGGCCGAGTGACTCCTTGTCCCTGCTCCAATACCTGCGTGCACCTGCGCCTATTGTAATCCGCTTCCCTACTTTCACCAACTCACAATACGAGTGGGATTATAATGAATGGGATTGCCGCACCAGCCCAGACGCAATCCTGAGATGGGTGTTCATCACATGTCACAACTTGGTCTGCATGGCAGTATATTACTGTCCCTGTTCCAGCATGTCTACCGAGCCGGTTTGAGCCTCGCATGGTATCTCTCCGTGCTGTTCATTGTTCTCGCCGAGGCCCATGCGCAGCAGATGGTGCGCGTGCCGCAGGAGTTGGTGCAGTACCCCGACCTGATTATCCACAACGCCAAGATTGTCTCGATGGATGATCCGCAGGTGAACACTTCGGTGGGCCGCGTCTATCAAGCGATGGCTGTGCGCGGTGATCGGATACAACAGCTGGGAACCAACGCACAGATACTCGCTTACGCCGGTCCACGCACGCGCAAGTTTGATCTGAAGGGGCGCACGGTTGTTCCCGGCCTGATTGACACGCACAATCATCTGCATGACATCTACGTCGGCGAATGGGCGCGCAAGCATCCTCAGGAGATATTCACTTACCGCAAGCAGTTCACGGTGAGCGGTCGCAGCTTCGACGAACTCACGGCGGGGATTACGGTGCTGTTCAAAGACAATGCTCCGCAGCTCAAGCCCGGCCAGTGGATCACCATTGACCTGCCCGGCCCCAAGAAGCGCGGCATCGGCAAGGAGTTTATTTCAGCAAAGCATATCACGCGCGCAAAGCTTGACAGCATCGCGCCCACCACGCCTGTCTATATTGAATCTGAAGGCGCGTTCCTGATGAACACCGCGGGCCGCGACGCCTTCCTAAAACTGTTTCACGTCAAACCGACTGATGAGAATGAAGCTCTTGCGCTCACCACGCCGCAGTTCAGCCGCGCGCTGCTTACGGAGATATACTTTCGCCCGCGCGTCCCACTGATGGCCGACATACTTGAAGACGGTCTCAACCACTTCTCCGCCCTGGGATTCACGACGTTCAGCTCGCACTCCACCGGCTTCCCGATTCACGATGGCTACCTGATGCTATCGCGCCAAGGCCGCCTCCCCGTGCGCTACGCCTTCACACACCGCTTCTGCCAGATGACCTCCGCCGACATCGAAGGCTGCTTCTTCCGCCTCGGCGACGCCGCGGGTCTCGGCAATGACACTATGTGGAACATCGGCGTAACGCTCGGCGGCTTGGACACTGACCCGCCCAACTTCTGCAGCACCATCGCCGCGCCGCCCGAAATCAAAAAGTTGGAGCTGTGCCGCACCGTGCCCGGCACGCACTACTACGACTCCATCTACACGGCGCTGCGCTCGCGGCTGCGCTACGTGATTAATCATGTGAAGGGCGACAAGAGTCTCGACATCTTCATGGACATCGTCGACAAGGTGATGGCCGATGATCCCAGCATCACGCTCGATTATATTCGCTCGCTGCGCATCACTTCAGACCACTGCGGCTTCTATCCCCGCGCTGATCAGATTCCGCGCATGGCGCGTTTCGGCATGGCCTTCAGTTGTGGGGCTTCACAGATTGAAGACATGGGAGCGTACCTGCGCATCTATGGCGAGCAGTACGCCGACCGTATCACGCCCATCCGCAGCATGATCTCCGGCGGCCTGATGGTGGCCAATGAAGGCGGCGGCAACGGCATGGAAGCGGCCGTGCCCACGGCGTTCGCGCGCTACTACCCCTTCATCACGCGCAAGCGCTCCGATGGTTTCGTGGTTGCCCAGAAAGAGGCTGTGGATCGCGTAACGCTGATGAAGATGTCCACCGTGTGGGCCGCGCCCTACTTGTTGCGCGAGAAACAGATCGGCACGCTGGAGCCGGGCAAGCTCGCTGATTTCGTGGTGTTCGACAAGGATTACTTCACCATTCCCGAAGGCGAGATTCCCAGCGTGATTCCATTGATGACCGTGTTGGGCGGTAAGATAAGCGTGTTACGTGAGGAGTTGGCGCAGCAGTTGGGCATCGCGCCCGAAGGGCCGCAACTCCACTTCCGTTTCGACCTGCCCGCGCGTACCATCGATCTGCAGCAACTGCTGGAACTCAAGGAAGAGTTCTAGGGGTGCTCCGCATTATTCCATAGTCGTCATTCCGAGCGCAACGAGGAACCTGCTTTTGCATTTCATGAGGAAGTATGGGAAAGCAGGTTCCTCGCTTCGCTCGGAATGACGACCTCAAAGTAACAGGGTCACTCAGACACCCGGCTCAGATCATCATAGAAGCCGGGATACGACACCACCGCCGCGTCCGCGTCCTTAATGCGCGACTCGCCCTGCGCTACCAATGCGGCAACGGCAAAGGCCATGGCGATGCGATGGTCGCCGAAGGAATCGAGTTCGGTTCCTTGCAGCGTCTGCTTGCCGGGAATGTTGAATCCGTCCGGCAGCGTTTCTATCTCGGCGCCCATGCGACGCAGATTTTGTGCGACGGTCTCGATGCGGTCGGTCTCCTTGATGCGCAACTCTTTCGCGTCGCGCAACTCCAGCCCGTCTTGCGTCTGAGTTCCCAGTATCGCCAGCACGGGTATCTCGTCAATCAGGCCCGCCACCATCTCGCCCTCGATGCGACCACCCTGCAACCTGGCATTGCCCTCACGGCTGACGTGTAAATCGCCGATTAGTTCGCCGCTGACCTCGGAAAGATTCAGCATCTGAACCTTTGCGCCAAGCGAGGCAAGAAAATCGAGCAGCTCCGTGCGCGTCGGATTCAATCCCACGCCTTGCAGATAGAGATTGGAATCAGGCAGCATCAGCGCCGCGCACAGGAAGAACGCCGCCGAAGACAAATCCCCAGGAACCTCCAAGCGCTGCCCATAAAGCAATTGTCCGCCGCGAACCATCGTCCGGCGCGGAGCGCGTGCGATGGCCGCACCGAACTGCGTCAGCGCGATCTCGGTGTGGTCGCGGGTGACAACCGGCTCGCTAACCGTCGTCTCGCCTTCCGCCAGCAACCCCGCCAGCAGCACCGCGCTCTTCACCTGCGCGCTGGCAACGGGAAGCAAATAGTCGATGCCGCGCAGCGCAGTTCCTTCTATCGCCAGCGGAGGAAAGTTGTCGTTCGTGGCCTGGATTTTCGCGCCCATCTGCGCGAGCGGGTACATGATGCGGCGCATCGGTCGCCGCTGCAGAGACTCATCGCCGGTGATCACGCTGCGGAAATTCTGGCCGGCAAGAATGCCGCTCAACATGCGCATCGTCGAGCCGGAGTTGCCAGCATCCAACGTCTGCGCGGATTCCGTCAGGCCGCGCAAGCCGCGACCAGTGATCACAATATCTTCGACAGTCAGGCCATCAGCGGTCTGCACAGGTTTGCGCTCGACACCCGCGCCCAGTTGCGCAACGCAGGCCAGCGTGGAGGCGCAGTCCGCTCCGGGCGCATAGTTGCGGATGCGCGTCTCGCCTGTGGCAATTGCGGCAAGGAGGCCGTAGCGATGCGAAATCGATTTGTCTCCGGGCAGCCGCAGCGCGCCGGACAGCGTCTTCGAAGGTTTAATCACTCGTTCCATCTTTTTAGTTTACCCCGAATGGGAGCGCAGGAAATACCATTACACTGCCATCCGGAGCCCTGCGAAGTATCTGCATTTCGCCAAATGGAAGGCCACAGCATATCCGACGCTGCACTCAGGATGAGAGTGCGTGGGGGATGGGACCGTACCGTTCAGAGCTATCGCTCACTCAATGGACTGAGTTATCCTATTCACTTTACGAGTATTCCACCACTACACAATGCCATCTTCCGCAATTAATTCTCCGCTGACCACAGGCAGGGCAACGCTGGAGCGTCATCATTGGCACATTCTCTTCGCCAGCCTGTTCGGACGCTTCTTCGACGGCTATGAAACGTTCATCCTTTTCGTCTCACTGACTCCGGCACTGCGCGACATTCTTCCAGCGGGACAGATGGCCCACGCCGCCGAGTACGCGGGCATCATCTTTGCCGCCACCATGACGGGCCGCTCCATCGGCGGCATGGCCTCCGGAGTACTCGCTGACTACATCGGTCGCAAGCGCACCATGCTATGGAGCTACTTCATCTACACCATCTCCACACTGCTGACTGGTTTTGTCGATCACTGGGGATGGCTGGCGTTTACGCGCCTGGCAACGGGCATGGCGCTCGGCGGTGGGTTGGGGCTGGGCGCGACACTCATCGCGGAGTCCTGGCCTGAGGGAATGCGCTCCAAGGGACAGAGTTGGATGCAATCGGCGTTCGGCGTCGGCGGCGTGCTCGCCAACATGCTCTGGTTTTTTCTGGAGCCCATCACCGGCGACGCAGGATGGCGCTGGCCATACTTTCTCGGCGCGCTGCCGGGGTTCTTCCTGCTGGCTTACACGAAGCGCAATGTCCCGGAGTCCGAGCGCTTCCTGGCCAAGATGCACCAACGACAACAGATGCGCAGCAGCGCGGCCAGGAATATGCCAGATCAAGGCAATGCAGATCAGAAAATCATGCGGCAGTTCACCATGGTGGCTTTGTTCCGCCAGCCCGAACTGCGTAGCCCGCTCATCAAGTGCATGATCATGTCTTTCGGAACAATCGTGAGTTACTGGGCTGTCTCGACGTGGATACCCGCCTACGTCGAGTCGGTTACACGCGCAGGCGGACACACCAGCGTTCATTGGGGATCGCTCGCGGGCGCGGCCTTCGCCCTGGGAGCGATACCGGGCTACCTCGCGGCATCCTATCTAGCCGACTCCATCATCGGGCGCCGCGGCATGCTGGCGTTCTACTTTGGCGGTTCAGTGCTGAGCACCTTTGCTGTTTATCTTTGGGCCAGCGAGCCATGGTCGTTAATGATCGCAACTTTCATTCATGGGTTCTACACGCAAGGCCAGTTCGTCTGGTTCGCCATTTACCCGCCCGAGCTGTTCCCCACGGCGGTGCGTGGCTCAGCCTTAAGCACCATCTTCAATGTGTCGCGCTTCGTCTCGATTCTCGGGCCGCTATTCGCCGGCGTACTCATCACCAGATTGGGAGGCTACAGCGTGACGGCCAGCCTGTTCGGACTGCTGTACCTCGTGGCCCTCGCCGTAGTCCCCTTTTCACCGGAGACGCGCGGCAAACCGTTGCCGAACTGATCACCGCTTGGTGTTCACGAATGGTCGCCATCGAAACATATTCGCGCGTCTAATGCCCTGCCATGAGCCAGCCATTTCATCTCTGGCAACAAGCGGGTGCCGCGAGGACTGAATTGCGCGAGGAATGCAGACTGGACCGGGAGACGGTCAGCGCACGTGGCTGCCCGTCTCCCGCTGTTCCTTGAGGAATTAAGTAAGATCAGGAAAACGAATTAGGAGCAATTTGTCCAGGGATCATACGGGGCTGTTCAGAAAATGCATGGCACGCTCAACAGACGCCTCAATGATGTAAATCATGCAGCCGGGACCTCCGGGCTGCCAGGCATGAAGGCGACCACGGCGCAGCCAGGAATAGATCGCACCCGGACTCTTGTGGAGTCGATAGGCCGCTTCTTTTACGGTGAGATGCCGGACCTGGGTTTGATCCTGCGTATTGCTGACCGACGCAGGTTTCACTGCGTCTGGCTCTTTGCGAGGTTGGACGGAAAGTGCTAGGGGGTTCAGAGCAGATGGGCTGGCGGTTGCCCGTGAGCGATGCGAACCACGATGGTTAGCACGCGATGCGACAGAACGAATTAGGGGGGCACTGGTTGGGTCTTTTCTGACTGATGTTAAACGCATAAAATGACCTTTTCCTCCGAGTTGTAAAGCTGTCAATTTCTTGCCTTGGATCGGCAACCATGAACAACTATCTACGGCAATCAAGTCCTCCTTTCAATATTTGTCCAAGGTGAACGAGTCCATATCTATCAATCAGAATGCGGCAAATCGCAGATTTCCAATAAGCCGCGTCCGATGTCAGGTAGTCTGGGGAATCGGAATAAGGAAATACCTTACAAGGTATTTTCTTGTTCTTGGATGTTCCCCGTTATTTCACCTCGGCATCACACACATACGTAAGTTAGCTGGTTAGCTCTGGGAAACAAGATTCGCAGATCCAAGCAACGATGGAATTTGACCACGATGCCATTCTTATCCAGCATTGAGACCGCTATCACACTCTCAGAGGCACGGCTAATAATCACACTACTCAAAACCAGAATACTGAAAATTAGCACCATCTAATGATGGTTATGGGTTCCGCTTTGCATCACAAGCAATAGCGGATATCTATTTGATTTCATTAGGCTGAGCTACGCAGCGCAGAGGTCCCTCTAGTGACGGACTGCTCAGTATTGTAAGCAACCATCCCAAGGCACTGGAATAATCGGTAGCCGATCCACAATATCTTGAGAGGGGATTCAGACAAACTTTCTAGGAAGTGTTCCCATAAGCCGCAAGAAACTCACGTTGAGCAGCGGCTCGAGATTGACACGCATTTCACGGAGCTACGATTCGCCGCTGCTACGTTCGCGCAGAGACGGCAACTCCGTTAATGGCGAAAGAAAACTGCTCGCGCGGAAGCCATCACGATCAATGCGGCCCCGAAAGTGCAAGCGATGGTAGCGCCGGTGGGCAGATCGATCGCCAGCGACAAGTAAACTCCCAAGGCAGAGACTACCGCACCCATCGTCCAGCCAATCGCAAGGCGCTTGCCGATGCTGTCGGTGAACAGAATCGCTCCGACTGAAGGCACGATTAGGTAACAGAATACCAGCAGAACGCCCGCGATGGAAACCGAAGACGTCACGACGATGCCAAAGGAAACGTAGAACAGAAAATCCCACCAACGCACTGAAATTCCATCGGCCTGGGCTTTGCGGGGATCCATCGAGATGGCCAGAAACTTCTTGCGGAAAATATAGTGAAACACTCCCACGCCCGCGTAGAGCAAAGCCGTATGGCCTACTTC carries:
- a CDS encoding MFS transporter, with product MPSSAINSPLTTGRATLERHHWHILFASLFGRFFDGYETFILFVSLTPALRDILPAGQMAHAAEYAGIIFAATMTGRSIGGMASGVLADYIGRKRTMLWSYFIYTISTLLTGFVDHWGWLAFTRLATGMALGGGLGLGATLIAESWPEGMRSKGQSWMQSAFGVGGVLANMLWFFLEPITGDAGWRWPYFLGALPGFFLLAYTKRNVPESERFLAKMHQRQQMRSSAARNMPDQGNADQKIMRQFTMVALFRQPELRSPLIKCMIMSFGTIVSYWAVSTWIPAYVESVTRAGGHTSVHWGSLAGAAFALGAIPGYLAASYLADSIIGRRGMLAFYFGGSVLSTFAVYLWASEPWSLMIATFIHGFYTQGQFVWFAIYPPELFPTAVRGSALSTIFNVSRFVSILGPLFAGVLITRLGGYSVTASLFGLLYLVALAVVPFSPETRGKPLPN
- a CDS encoding ABC transporter substrate-binding protein, which produces MPMIQFMRLSWTGWLLVLCLAGGTLQAQPLAQSLVQTLRVGVISESANNWPMWVAEANGYFREEGLDVKVVVTGESIKQLDALASGELEITHQAADHFVKSVEQGRNFFVFMTISRPIFDFIVTPGIRNYSDLRGKTIALDQLTTGYWLLYRKVLAQNGLKPGDYVIQGDSGGPEFRLKAVIEGRAQATYMNPPASLEAVADGLTRLTSLAEHFPDFPGSSGGARRDWAKQNEATLVKYLRAYIRAVDWLLDASNRDEAIAIAARRVKIDPKSWPGSYDAFVKTGLIPKAAISRSGFQQVLELMAESDLLKPPLAPMEKYADTSHQEKAAASLMAK
- a CDS encoding metal ABC transporter permease, whose translation is MDVLMFLAAPFVASLILAGIHAYLGVHVVERGVIFVDIALAQIAALGSTIAILYGLDAHGSGAYWFSLIFTFLGAAVFSTVKSRTGRIPQEAIIGITYAVSSAAAILAMSKAVGETEHLKDMLVGNILTVSWPEVGHTALLYAGVGVFHYIFRKKFLAISMDPRKAQADGISVRWWDFLFYVSFGIVVTSSVSIAGVLLVFCYLIVPSVGAILFTDSIGKRLAIGWTMGAVVSALGVYLSLAIDLPTGATIACTFGAALIVMASARAVFFRH
- the aroA gene encoding 3-phosphoshikimate 1-carboxyvinyltransferase — its product is MERVIKPSKTLSGALRLPGDKSISHRYGLLAAIATGETRIRNYAPGADCASTLACVAQLGAGVERKPVQTADGLTVEDIVITGRGLRGLTESAQTLDAGNSGSTMRMLSGILAGQNFRSVITGDESLQRRPMRRIMYPLAQMGAKIQATNDNFPPLAIEGTALRGIDYLLPVASAQVKSAVLLAGLLAEGETTVSEPVVTRDHTEIALTQFGAAIARAPRRTMVRGGQLLYGQRLEVPGDLSSAAFFLCAALMLPDSNLYLQGVGLNPTRTELLDFLASLGAKVQMLNLSEVSGELIGDLHVSREGNARLQGGRIEGEMVAGLIDEIPVLAILGTQTQDGLELRDAKELRIKETDRIETVAQNLRRMGAEIETLPDGFNIPGKQTLQGTELDSFGDHRIAMAFAVAALVAQGESRIKDADAAVVSYPGFYDDLSRVSE